In a genomic window of Macrobrachium rosenbergii isolate ZJJX-2024 chromosome 44, ASM4041242v1, whole genome shotgun sequence:
- the LOC136829590 gene encoding uncharacterized protein yields the protein MGEEVLTAEKDMKNGKENYSLFPSEGLMTTAADGFRFSSSLLDVAVGPVLFSILVATPNKSASSRGHNSMDKHPLFSSLHLSLPLSSSSSSSSSSSSSSSSSSSSSSSSSSPQSPVNFPETYSRENSPRLATCNHYRGSLP from the exons atggGGGAAGAAGTTTTGACGGCTGAGAAAGATATGAAGAATGGAAAAGAGAATTACTCACTTTTCCCTTCAGAGGGGCTCATGACTACAGCTGCCGATGGGTTCAGGTTCTCAAGCAGTCTTTTGGATGTGGCTGTTGGCCCAGTGCTTTTCTCCATTCTAGTTGCGACCCCCAACAAGTCAGCAAGCAGTCGGGGTCATAATTCGATGGACAAACA TCCTCTTTTTTCATCTCTGCATCTGTCCTTGCCtctatcctcctcttcctcctcctcctcctcctcctcctcctcctcctcctcctcctcctcctcctcctcctcctcctcctcaccccaa TCCCCAGTCAATTTCCCTGAGACCTATTCGAGGGAAAATTCTCCCCGCCTTGCTACCTGCAACCACTACCGCGGGTCACTTCCTTGA